One window of Elaeis guineensis isolate ETL-2024a chromosome 11, EG11, whole genome shotgun sequence genomic DNA carries:
- the LOC105054228 gene encoding scarecrow-like protein 8 — translation MASGFQGRDLRGGFGFGAGSAIQMPPFTNRSEPAGGEGGAAAAGGVLKRSLNEMEWQQRLQYQHALFLRSVRQRTHLASPISPLSMVDLSSSSASFFPPDLSTLTPSSSSSSSALSGSCISSGLGGHVRRQQQNPNPPDFSFSAAAAPSCVTESENKSTTMRNRLLELERRLLDDEDEDEVSASGCSAVTTSEWSQTMQQLISPPPPAASAAQNPLSPSPTTSSSSTASSSASCSPPLATPSRQMLSDTVAAIVDRNLEAAAANLSVLKRAANPHGDPEQRLTAMMVAALYSRIEQPPSSGALRHPFAELCSAKHLAATQMLYDLSPCFKHALFAANLAILEATRDYSRIHILDFDLGQGRQYVSLIHALAERHRHHPSARPPFIKITAVADPASPFNFFNNGSGGLRMVGDLLAKLAQRSGVGLRFNIVCRRVAELNEAALGCEPGEALAVNLAFVLSRVADESVTPANPRDELLRRVKSLGPRVVVLVEQDMNGNTAPFAARFAEACGHYGALLESLEASVGRESGERALVEACLARKAANSVAREGADRVERCEVSGKWRARMGMAGFRSVPLGPSVAEPVKARLAASLRSKPGFTVKEEAGGLCFCWSGRVLTVASAWR, via the coding sequence ATGGCGTCTGGGTTCCAGGGGCGCGATCTCCGCGGTGGGTTCGGGTTCGGGGCTGGATCCGCGATCCAGATGCCGCCGTTCACGAACCGATCGGAGCCCGCCGGTGGCGAAGGAGGAGCCGCGGCGGCCGGAGGTGTACTGAAGCGGTCGCTCAACGAGATGGAGTGGCAGCAGAGGTTGCAGTATCAGCACGCTCTTTTTCTCCGATCGGTGAGGCAGAGGACCCATCTTGCCTCTCCCATCTCCCCTCTCTCTATGGTCGATCTCTCGTCGTCGTCGGCGTCTTTTTTCCCCCCGGATCTCTCCACTCTCaccccatcttcttcttcttcttcttccgctCTGTCTGGCTCTTGTATTTCTTCTGGTTTGGGCGGACATGTGAGAAGGCAGCAGCAAAACCCGAACCCGCCGGATTTCTCCTTCTCGGCGGCGGCTGCGCCGTCTTGCGTGACCGAGTCGGAGAACAAGTCCACCACGATGCGGAACCGGCTGCTCGAGTTGGAGAGGCGGCTCCTTGACGACGAGGACGAGGACGAGGTCAGCGCGTCGGGTTGCTCGGCGGTGACCACCAGCGAGTGGAGCCAGACGATGCAACAGCTCATCTCCCCGCCACCGCCGGCCGCGTCGGCAGCCCAGAACCCGCTCTCCCCTTCGCcgaccacctcctcctcctccactgcATCCTCCTCCGCCTCCTGCTCCCCTCCCTTGGCCACGCCCTCGCGGCAGATGCTCTCCGACACCGTGGCGGCGATCGTGGACAGGAATCTGGAGGCCGCGGCGGCGAATCTCTCTGTGCTGAAGCGGGCAGCGAACCCCCACGGCGATCCCGAACAGCGGCTCACGGCGATGATGGTGGCGGCGCTGTACTCGCGGATAGAGCAGCCGCCGTCGTCCGGGGCGCTTCGTCATCCGTTTGCTGAGCTCTGCAGCGCCAAGCACCTGGCGGCCACCCAGATGCTCTACGATCTCTCCCCCTGCTTCAAGCACGCCCTCTTCGCCGCCAATCTCGCCATCCTCGAGGCCACGAGGGATTACTCCAGGATCCACATCCTCGACTTCGACCTTGGGCAGGGGAGACAGTACGTCTCCCTCATCCACGCCCTCGCCGAGCGCCACCGCCACCATCCCTCCGCCAGGCCCCCCTTCATCAAGATCACCGCCGTCGCCGACCCGGCCTCGCCATTTAACTTCTTCAACAACGGCAGCGGCGGGCTGAGGATGGTCGGCGACCTGCTGGCAAAGCTGGCACAGCGGTCCGGGGTGGGGCTGCGGTTCAACATCGTGTGCCGGCGGGTGGCGGAGCTGAATGAGGCGGCGCTGGGGTGCGAGCCCGGGGAGGCCCTGGCGGTGAACCTGGCGTTCGTGCTGTCACGGGTGGCGGACGAGAGCGTCACCCCGGCGAACCCCCGCGACGAGCTCCTCCGTCGGGTGAAGTCCTTGGGGCCGCGGGTGGTGGTGCTGGTGGAGCAGGACATGAACGGCAACACGGCGCCATTCGCGGCGCGGTTCGCGGAGGCGTGCGGGCACTACGGGGCGCTGTTGGAGTCGCTGGAGGCGTCGGTTGGGCGGGAGAGCGGGGAGCGGGCGCTGGTGGAGGCGTGCCTCGCCCGGAAGGCGGCCAACTCGGTGGCCCGGGAGGGCGCGGACCGGGTCGAGCGCTGCGAGGTCTCTGGCAAGTGGCGGGCACGCATGGGGATGGCCGGCTTCCGGTCCGTGCCACTCGGCCCGTCCGTGGCCGAGCCGGTCAAGGCCAGGCTCGCCGCCTCGCTCCGGTCCAAACCCGGGTTCACGGTGAAGGAGGAGGCCGGCGGACTCTGCTTCTGCTGGTCGGGCCGAGTCCTCACGGTCGCTTCCGCGTGGCGTTAG